TAATAGGTTTTATAAAATTTAGAACTACATTTATGAATATATTAGTTATACCAGCCGAGATTATTACTAAAATACATTTTAAGACATCTCATATAGAAAATGCATTAATGTATTCAGGATATTATTCTCTTTTGTCTATGATTTTTTCAGCTATTTTTGCAGTGAGTTTAGTACTTTTGCTTGTAAATTTATTATCAAAAACACATGGCCCAAATTTTTATTCATCCTTAATAAAAATGCTTATTGTAATGGGAGTCAGTGGAGCAGTAATATATAGCAATTTTTGGGTTATTACGAAGGACAAAATATACTTTAGTTCTCCTACCACATTAGGTTCTATGATTAAACTTGATTACGATGATGTATCTAATATAGCTATAAATGTAAATGCTGAAAAAGGTAGTGGACCAATATTAAAGGTTGATTTGATTGCAAATGGAAATGATCTAGATTTATGGCAATCAGTTTCTGTTAATGATAATAATAAAAGTAAAGAAGTAAGAGATTTAATTTTTGTTTTGAAAACAAGATTTCATACCTCTGTTACAGTCAATAAACATGGGTATACTGAGTACGATAAAGATATAAATTATTTAACAAATTAAAAAATGGACAAGGGCAAATAAGATGCTATTTAATTGGCATCTTTATTTTTTATTAAAAACTAATGTATAATATTAGTATAGGTGGGCTATTTATCTAATGAGGTTCGGTGGTATTTTAACTTTGTAAGTAAATAAGAGGAGAATATGGAATGGATAATAAAAAAACAGCACTTATAACAGGGGCTACTAGTGGAATAGGAGAAGAATTTGCAAGAAGATTTGGAAAATTAGGTTATGATCTTATTATTACAGGTAGAAGAGAAAATAAAATGAAAATAGTAGCTGACGAAATAAAAAAAGAATCTAATGTGAAAGTGGATATTATAATTGTAGAGTTATCAGATGAGAAAGAACTTGAAAATTTAATCAAAGTAATAGAAAATAAAAGAATTGATATTTTAGTTAACAATGCAGGATTTGGAGTCAGTAATTTTTATGATAAAGAGCATATTGAAAATTTTATTAATATGGAAATAGTACATGTTAAAGTTCCTATGAGAATTACTTATACTGTACTTAAAGGGATGATAGAAAGAAATGATGGAGTAGTAATAAATGTATCATCGGAAAGTGCATTTTTACCTATGCCCCAAAATACCGTATATGCATCAACAAAAGCATTTTTGAAGATTTTTACGGAAGGACTCAATCTTGAGGTTAAGGCAAGAGGAAAAAATATAAAGTTTCAAGCCTTATGTCCTGGATTTACAAAAACTGATTTTCATGAAAAGATGGGTATAGAAAAATCAAGTCAGGTGGATAGGGGAATAATAAAATGGAGAACTCCAAAATACATTGTGGATTATTCTTTGAAGATGTTGAAAAAAGATAAAGTAATATGTGTACCGGGAATAGAAAATAGAATTTTAATAAGATTGTTAAGTTTGCTTCCAAAGAAAAACTATGAAAAGTTAATGGTGAATTTTTGCAGAAAAAGTTTGAAGGTTAAATAACTTTACTCTTTAAATTAAATAAATATTGATGTATAATATAAATAGCATATGCCAATAATTAAATTTAATTGAAATATTACTGAATATATGGAGGATGAACAGCATGAAGATAGCAGTACCTAATGATCAAAATATGGTCAATCAACATTTTGGTAAAAGTAAAAGCTTTATTATAGCAACAGTAGAGGATAATAAAATAGTAAATACTGAAGAAGTGTCTACTGTAGAACTTGCACATCAGCATCAAGGTTTAGCAGAGTTGCTTCTTAAAAATGAAGTAGACTTAGTTATAGTAGGAG
The Clostridium felsineum DSM 794 DNA segment above includes these coding regions:
- a CDS encoding SDR family NAD(P)-dependent oxidoreductase; translated protein: MDNKKTALITGATSGIGEEFARRFGKLGYDLIITGRRENKMKIVADEIKKESNVKVDIIIVELSDEKELENLIKVIENKRIDILVNNAGFGVSNFYDKEHIENFINMEIVHVKVPMRITYTVLKGMIERNDGVVINVSSESAFLPMPQNTVYASTKAFLKIFTEGLNLEVKARGKNIKFQALCPGFTKTDFHEKMGIEKSSQVDRGIIKWRTPKYIVDYSLKMLKKDKVICVPGIENRILIRLLSLLPKKNYEKLMVNFCRKSLKVK
- a CDS encoding NifB/NifX family molybdenum-iron cluster-binding protein; amino-acid sequence: MKIAVPNDQNMVNQHFGKSKSFIIATVEDNKIVNTEEVSTVELAHQHQGLAELLLKNEVDLVIVGGIGAGALTGLSQNGLKVIRGASGEYTKVIEKYISGDLQDKNVICNHHGEHNHTH